The Bacillota bacterium genome contains a region encoding:
- the uvrB gene encoding excinuclease ABC subunit UvrB yields the protein MGVGFRLVSDFRPRGDQPEAIERLVDALHRGCRHQTLLGITGSGKTYVASQVIARVQRPTLVISHNKILAAQLCSEFKQFFPENAVEYFVSYYDYYQPEAYIPQSDTYIEKDTLINDEIDKLRHAATTALFERRDVIVVASVSCIYGLGDPSDYRDLCLSLRVGQRRSRDEILRKLVDIQYDRNDINFVRGKFRVRGDVVEVFPASYTERAVRIELFGDEIERITEVDVLTGEVLGERYHVAIFPASHYVTTDEKMERAIASIEAELAGRLEYFRSRGKLLEAQRLEQRTRYDLEMLREVGYCPGIENYSRHLTGRKPGEPPYTLLDFFPEDYLLIIDESHVTVPQVRAMYHGDRTRKDSLVEYGFRLPSAYDNRPLTFDEFEKRVGQVIYMSATPGPYELEKSDQVVELVVRPTGLVDPEVEVRPVRGQVDDLLAEIRKRATKDQRVLVTTLTKRMAEDLSDYLREMGVRVRYMHSEVDTLERMEIVRDLRLGAFDVLVGINLLREGLDLPEVSLVAILDADQEGFLRSDTSLIQTIGRAARNAEGRVLMYADTVTDSMRRAIEETERRRRKQMEYNRRHGITPQTVKKAVRQVIEATRVAQKGPEYLADKDLREVAPRDIPALVERLQKEMKEAARKLEFEHAATLRDMIFELEQRASSGALFLRTAPQAGGRSTRAGHAQRNPGGRARGNRSGGRPNR from the coding sequence ATGGGCGTGGGGTTCCGTCTGGTGTCGGATTTCAGGCCGCGGGGCGACCAGCCGGAGGCGATCGAGCGGCTGGTGGATGCTCTGCACCGGGGGTGCCGTCACCAGACCCTGCTGGGGATCACCGGCAGCGGCAAGACCTACGTCGCTTCCCAGGTGATCGCCCGGGTGCAGCGTCCCACCCTGGTGATCTCCCACAACAAGATCCTGGCCGCCCAGCTGTGCTCCGAGTTCAAACAGTTCTTCCCGGAAAACGCCGTCGAGTACTTCGTCAGCTACTACGACTACTATCAGCCCGAGGCGTACATCCCCCAGAGCGACACCTACATCGAGAAGGACACCCTCATCAACGACGAGATCGACAAGCTCCGCCACGCCGCCACCACCGCCCTGTTCGAGCGGCGGGACGTGATCGTGGTGGCGTCGGTGTCTTGCATCTACGGTTTGGGCGACCCCTCCGACTACCGCGACCTCTGCCTTTCCCTGCGGGTGGGGCAGCGGCGGAGCCGCGACGAGATCCTGCGCAAGCTGGTGGACATCCAGTACGACCGCAACGACATCAACTTCGTGCGGGGCAAGTTCCGGGTGCGGGGGGACGTGGTGGAGGTGTTCCCCGCTTCGTACACGGAGCGGGCCGTGCGCATCGAGCTCTTCGGGGACGAGATCGAGCGCATCACCGAGGTGGACGTGCTCACCGGTGAGGTACTGGGCGAGCGCTATCACGTGGCCATCTTCCCCGCCAGCCACTACGTAACCACCGACGAAAAGATGGAGCGGGCCATCGCCTCCATCGAGGCCGAGCTGGCCGGGCGCCTGGAGTACTTCCGGTCACGCGGCAAGCTCCTGGAGGCCCAGCGGCTGGAGCAGCGCACCCGCTACGACCTGGAGATGCTGCGGGAGGTGGGGTACTGTCCCGGCATCGAGAACTACTCGCGCCACCTCACGGGCCGCAAGCCGGGCGAGCCCCCCTACACCCTGCTGGACTTCTTCCCCGAGGACTACCTCCTCATCATCGACGAATCCCACGTCACCGTACCGCAAGTGCGGGCCATGTACCACGGCGACCGCACCCGCAAGGACTCCCTGGTGGAGTACGGCTTCCGCCTACCATCAGCCTATGACAACCGCCCCCTCACCTTCGACGAATTCGAGAAGCGGGTGGGCCAGGTCATTTACATGTCCGCCACCCCCGGGCCCTACGAGCTGGAGAAGTCGGACCAGGTGGTGGAGCTGGTGGTGCGTCCCACCGGGCTGGTGGACCCGGAGGTGGAGGTGCGCCCCGTCCGGGGCCAGGTAGACGACCTGCTCGCGGAAATCCGCAAGCGCGCGACGAAAGACCAGCGGGTGCTGGTGACCACCCTCACCAAGCGCATGGCCGAGGACCTCTCCGACTACCTGCGGGAGATGGGGGTGCGGGTGCGGTACATGCACTCCGAGGTGGACACCCTGGAGCGCATGGAGATCGTCCGCGACCTGCGGCTGGGCGCCTTCGACGTGCTGGTGGGCATCAACCTCCTGCGGGAGGGGCTCGACCTGCCCGAGGTCTCCCTGGTGGCCATCCTGGACGCCGACCAGGAGGGGTTCCTGCGCTCCGATACGTCCCTCATCCAGACCATCGGGCGGGCGGCCCGCAATGCCGAAGGCCGGGTGCTCATGTACGCCGACACGGTCACCGACTCCATGCGCCGGGCCATCGAGGAGACGGAGCGGCGCCGGCGCAAGCAGATGGAGTACAACCGGCGGCACGGCATCACCCCGCAGACGGTGAAGAAGGCCGTGCGCCAGGTCATCGAGGCCACCCGGGTGGCCCAGAAGGGTCCCGAATACCTGGCGGACAAAGACCTGCGCGAAGTCGCCCCCCGCGACATCCCCGCCCTGGTGGAGCGCCTCCAGAAGGAAATGAAGGAGGCCGCCCGCAAGCTGGAGTTCGAGCACGCCGCCACCCTGCGCGACATGATCTTCGAACTCGAGCAGCGTGCTTCGTCAGGTGCCTTGTTCTTGCGCACCGCTCCCCAGGCTGGTGGTCGCTCTACCCGTGCTGGCCACGCGCAGCGTAACCCTGGCGGACGTGCGCGGGGCAACCGTTCGGGGGGCCGGCCGAACAGGTGA
- a CDS encoding aspartyl protease family protein produces MGITYVEGIVTGPTGKQEKVRFLVDSGATYSLVPLSVWQSIELGPKRKMTFTLADGSSVERYVSECHISLQQGEGHTPVILGEKDDEALLGVVTLEILGLVFNPFSRTLQPMRMLLI; encoded by the coding sequence ATGGGGATCACGTACGTGGAAGGTATTGTCACGGGTCCAACAGGGAAGCAGGAGAAAGTCAGATTCCTGGTCGACAGCGGGGCAACGTACTCTCTGGTGCCGCTCTCCGTGTGGCAGTCCATCGAGCTCGGACCCAAGCGCAAGATGACCTTTACTCTTGCCGATGGCAGCAGTGTGGAGAGGTACGTGTCCGAGTGCCACATCTCACTCCAACAGGGAGAAGGCCACACTCCGGTTATTCTTGGAGAGAAGGACGACGAAGCCCTCTTGGGCGTGGTTACCCTTGAGATCCTGGGCCTCGTGTTCAACCCCTTCAGCCGGACTTTGCAGCCCATGAGGATGTTACTCATCTGA
- a CDS encoding ABC transporter permease yields the protein MSSSTPASGINSGAGLPSGSTPAHAGAGLPSGSTAAHAGDGLPPGRVKRGSDVWRRLRRNRAAMAGLGIAILLIVTAIFAPWLAPYSPTAGNMPEQLQGPSSRHLLGTDDLGRDILSRIIYGTRITLQVGVIAVGIGLGIGMVLGSVAGFYGGRADSIIMRIMDVMLAFPSILLAIAIMAMMGPGLVNCMIAVGIVGVPTYARLVRGSILAIKETEYVQAARAVGNREPRVLARHVLPNTLAPLIVQATLGVGSAILEAAALGFLGLGAQRPQPEWGLMLADGRRFLTTHPHVCTYPGLAIMVVVLGFNLFGDGLRDALDPRLRT from the coding sequence ATGTCTTCCTCGACCCCCGCATCCGGTATCAATAGCGGCGCCGGCCTGCCCTCCGGCAGCACCCCCGCCCATGCGGGAGCAGGCCTGCCTTCCGGCAGCACCGCCGCCCACGCGGGAGACGGCCTGCCGCCGGGGAGGGTAAAGCGCGGTTCGGACGTGTGGAGGAGACTGCGCCGGAACCGCGCCGCCATGGCCGGCCTGGGGATCGCCATCCTGCTTATCGTCACCGCCATATTCGCACCCTGGCTGGCACCTTACTCTCCCACGGCGGGGAACATGCCCGAACAGCTCCAGGGACCCAGCTCCCGCCATCTGCTGGGGACCGACGACCTGGGTCGCGACATCCTGAGCCGCATCATCTACGGCACGCGCATCACCCTGCAGGTGGGCGTGATAGCCGTGGGCATCGGCCTGGGCATCGGAATGGTGCTGGGCTCCGTCGCCGGGTTCTACGGGGGCCGGGCCGACTCCATCATCATGCGCATCATGGACGTCATGCTGGCCTTCCCCAGTATCCTGCTCGCCATCGCCATCATGGCCATGATGGGACCCGGCCTGGTCAACTGCATGATCGCCGTAGGCATCGTCGGCGTTCCCACCTATGCACGCCTGGTGCGGGGCTCCATCCTGGCCATCAAGGAAACAGAGTACGTACAGGCGGCTCGCGCGGTGGGCAATCGGGAGCCACGCGTGCTGGCCCGCCACGTGCTCCCCAACACCCTGGCCCCCCTCATCGTGCAGGCCACCCTGGGCGTGGGCAGCGCCATCCTGGAGGCGGCGGCGCTGGGATTCCTCGGATTGGGGGCCCAGCGTCCCCAGCCGGAATGGGGTCTCATGCTGGCCGACGGCCGTCGCTTCCTGACCACCCACCCCCATGTGTGCACCTATCCCGGCCTGGCCATCATGGTGGTGGTGCTCGGCTTCAACCTGTTCGGTGACGGCCTGCGCGACGCCCTCGACCCCCGTCTCCGCACCTGA
- a CDS encoding ABC transporter permease, which translates to MTSYIARRLVAILPVLLGISIIVFLIMHLIPGDPVLVMLGEKASPERAEELRRALGLYDPLHVQYGRFLLRALQGDLGRSIRTQEMVTREIAVRFPATLELTMCALFLAVATGVLFGVIAAVRQYSVWDNLSMVVAVAGVSMPVFWLGLMLIFLFGVALTWLPISARLSVEVHLARITGLHLVDALLTGNAAAFWDALRHLVLPSVALGAIQMAIIARMTRSSMLEVIRQDYIRTARSKGLAERVVIYKHALKNALIPVVTVVGLTVGRLLGGAVLTETIFSWPGLGKFAVDAIYARDYPQVQGVVLLIAAGFVLVNLLVDVIYVFLDPRIRYQ; encoded by the coding sequence ATGACGAGTTACATCGCACGCCGCCTGGTCGCCATACTCCCCGTTTTGCTGGGGATATCCATCATAGTCTTCCTCATCATGCACCTCATCCCGGGTGACCCCGTGCTGGTCATGCTGGGGGAAAAGGCTTCTCCCGAACGGGCGGAGGAACTGCGCCGGGCCCTCGGGCTCTACGACCCCCTGCACGTGCAGTACGGTCGCTTCCTGCTACGCGCGCTCCAGGGCGACCTGGGACGGTCCATCCGCACCCAGGAGATGGTCACGCGGGAGATAGCGGTGCGCTTCCCCGCCACCCTGGAGCTCACCATGTGCGCCCTGTTCCTGGCCGTGGCAACGGGGGTGCTGTTCGGTGTAATCGCCGCCGTACGCCAGTATTCGGTATGGGACAACCTCAGCATGGTGGTGGCGGTAGCCGGGGTATCCATGCCCGTGTTCTGGCTGGGGCTCATGCTCATCTTCCTCTTCGGGGTGGCTCTAACCTGGCTGCCCATCTCGGCACGCCTGTCCGTGGAGGTCCACCTCGCCCGCATCACCGGACTGCACCTTGTGGACGCCCTTCTCACCGGCAACGCGGCCGCCTTCTGGGATGCCCTCCGGCACCTGGTGCTCCCCAGCGTGGCCCTGGGGGCCATCCAGATGGCCATCATCGCCCGCATGACCCGTTCCAGCATGCTGGAGGTAATCAGGCAGGATTACATCCGCACCGCCCGGTCCAAGGGCCTGGCGGAGCGCGTGGTCATCTACAAGCACGCCCTCAAGAACGCCCTCATCCCCGTGGTGACCGTGGTGGGTCTCACCGTGGGCCGGCTCCTGGGCGGCGCGGTACTGACGGAAACCATCTTTTCGTGGCCCGGCCTGGGCAAGTTCGCCGTGGACGCCATCTACGCCCGCGACTATCCCCAGGTGCAGGGGGTGGTCCTGCTCATCGCTGCCGGCTTCGTGCTGGTGAATCTGCTGGTGGATGTGATCTATGTCTTCCTCGACCCCCGCATCCGGTATCAATAG
- a CDS encoding ABC transporter substrate-binding protein — translation MRQKAKWIALVLACLMLASLAACAQQQKPAAEEKKPVILVFGRGADADRLDPARTTSGESVKITLNIFDTLVQFKPGSTDVEPALAEKYEPSADGTEWTFHLRQGVKFHDGTPFNADAVLFSFQRQMDNNHKYYYEDMEYAEMTLGVVKEVVKVDEYTVKFVLNHPFGPFLRNIAMFCNAIVSPAALEKFGDDFFKNPVGTGPFKFVKWDRDSQIVLEANKEYWGGAPKVDQVIFRVIPENSVRLAELQAGNIHLMDGLDPNDIATVEKDTNLALMKQPGLNINYLCFPTRLKPFSDVRVRQAISYAINKENIVNYLYKAAAIVATGPVPKTILDYDVPGYPYDPEKAKELLKQAGFAKGMKMSLWCYPNPRAYNPVGAKLAEAVAADLEKVGITCTIQTMEWTSYLAQSKSEKGFDGPFFLGWMGDNGDVDNFLYALLSTDNIPGGNRARYSNAQVDDLLLKAQKTTDEAARADLYRQAVDLIVKDAPWVFITHTQDMVVLRKGVTGFTQSPLTLFFLKDVALPQ, via the coding sequence GTGAGACAGAAGGCAAAGTGGATTGCGCTGGTGTTGGCCTGCCTCATGCTGGCGAGTCTGGCCGCCTGTGCGCAGCAGCAGAAGCCTGCTGCCGAGGAGAAGAAGCCCGTCATCCTGGTGTTCGGACGCGGAGCCGATGCCGATCGCCTCGACCCCGCCCGCACCACCAGCGGCGAGTCGGTCAAGATCACCCTCAACATCTTCGACACCCTGGTCCAGTTCAAGCCCGGAAGCACGGACGTGGAGCCCGCCCTGGCGGAGAAGTACGAGCCCTCCGCCGACGGGACGGAGTGGACCTTCCACCTGCGCCAGGGGGTGAAGTTCCACGATGGCACCCCGTTCAACGCCGACGCCGTGCTCTTTTCCTTCCAGCGCCAGATGGACAATAACCACAAGTACTACTATGAGGACATGGAATACGCCGAGATGACCCTGGGGGTGGTCAAGGAGGTCGTCAAGGTCGACGAGTACACGGTGAAGTTCGTCCTCAATCACCCCTTCGGTCCCTTCCTGCGTAACATCGCCATGTTCTGCAACGCCATCGTCAGCCCGGCCGCCTTGGAGAAGTTCGGCGACGACTTCTTCAAGAACCCGGTGGGGACCGGTCCTTTCAAGTTCGTGAAGTGGGACCGCGACAGCCAGATCGTGCTGGAGGCCAACAAGGAGTACTGGGGCGGGGCCCCCAAGGTGGACCAGGTCATCTTCCGGGTGATCCCGGAGAACTCGGTGCGCCTGGCCGAGCTGCAGGCGGGCAACATCCACCTGATGGACGGCCTGGACCCCAACGACATCGCCACCGTGGAGAAGGACACCAACCTCGCCCTCATGAAGCAGCCCGGCCTCAACATCAACTACCTCTGCTTCCCCACCCGGCTCAAGCCGTTCTCGGACGTCAGGGTGCGTCAGGCCATCTCCTACGCCATCAACAAGGAGAACATCGTCAACTACCTGTATAAGGCGGCCGCCATAGTCGCCACCGGCCCGGTGCCCAAGACTATCCTGGACTACGACGTGCCCGGCTATCCCTACGATCCCGAGAAGGCAAAGGAGCTCCTCAAGCAGGCCGGCTTCGCCAAGGGTATGAAGATGAGCCTGTGGTGCTACCCCAACCCGCGCGCCTACAACCCGGTGGGAGCCAAGCTGGCCGAAGCGGTGGCCGCCGACCTGGAGAAGGTGGGCATCACCTGCACCATCCAGACCATGGAGTGGACCTCGTATCTGGCCCAGAGCAAGTCGGAGAAGGGCTTCGACGGGCCCTTCTTCCTCGGCTGGATGGGTGACAACGGCGACGTAGACAACTTCCTGTACGCCCTGCTCTCCACGGACAACATCCCGGGCGGCAACCGGGCCCGCTACTCCAACGCGCAGGTGGACGATCTGCTGCTCAAGGCCCAGAAGACCACGGACGAAGCCGCCCGTGCCGACCTGTACCGCCAGGCGGTGGACCTGATCGTGAAGGACGCCCCCTGGGTGTTCATCACCCACACCCAGGACATGGTGGTGCTCCGCAAGGGCGTGACCGGCTTCACCCAGAGCCCGCTCACGTTGTTCTTCCTCAAGGACGTAGCGCTGCCGCAGTAA
- the uvrA gene encoding excinuclease ABC subunit UvrA — MREISRGRDTILVRGAREHNLKDIDVEIPRNQLVVITGVSGSGKSSLAIDTLFAEGQRRYVESLSAYARQFLGQLNKPDVDLIEGLSPAICIDQKAASRNPRSTVGTVTEVYDYLRLLFARIGKPHCPRCGRPITSMTVDQMVDRVLAQPEGTRLLVLAPMVRGRKGEHQKVLEDLRRAGYVRVRVDGEVRELSEDIQLEKYKRHTIEAVVDRIVVRPDVGSRLADSLEKAVELSGGLAVVQVVDGEEMLFSQEMACPDCGISLGELQPRLFSFNSPYGACPECDGLGTSMEIDPDLVLDRSRSLSEGAVVAWFRGNGTYYPQLLEAVAEHFGIDTEVPVADLPERHVHIILYGAPGERVRFRYVNPYGRVRVHDIHFDGVIANLERRHREAQTDAQRMEIEEFMSSRPCSACKGARLRPEALAVKVGGLSVAEVTAMSVARAREFFSRLELTPREHLIADRILKEIGARLGFMVNVGLEYLTLDRPTGTLAGGEAQRIRLATQIGSGLMGVLYILDEPSIGLHQRDNARLIATLKRLRGLGNTVLVVEHDEEMMRAADWVIDMGPGAGAHGGEVVVAGTVDEVASCPRSLTGKYLSGEAAIAVPLARRPGHSRTLAVRGAREHNLKDIDISFPLGAFVCVTGVSGSGKSTLVNEILYRRLAVELHGARLRAGEHRGIEGVEHLDKVIEIDQSPIGRTPRSNPATYIGAFDFVREAFAATPEARMRGYRPGRFSFNVRGGRCEACRGDGIIKIEMHFLPDIYVPCEVCKGKRYNRETLEVRYRGRSIAEVLDMTVEEALEFFSALPRLRRKLETLYDVGLGYIKLGQPATTLSGGEAQRVKLAAELSRRATGRTMYILDEPTTGLHFDDVRKLLSVLHRLVDAGNTVVVIEHNMDVVKTADWIIDLGPEGGDAGGRVVAEGTPEEVARTDTHTGRFLRRWLASRGGPAADTRVAPEPLSRARTVAAEAASGARAADGGG; from the coding sequence ATGCGTGAGATTTCCAGGGGGCGCGACACCATCCTGGTGCGCGGCGCCCGCGAGCACAACCTGAAGGATATCGACGTCGAGATCCCCCGCAACCAGCTGGTGGTGATCACGGGGGTGTCGGGGAGCGGCAAGAGCAGCCTGGCCATCGACACCCTGTTCGCCGAGGGGCAGCGGCGGTATGTGGAGTCGCTGTCGGCGTATGCCCGCCAGTTCCTGGGGCAACTGAACAAGCCCGACGTAGACCTCATCGAGGGGCTGTCGCCGGCCATCTGCATCGACCAGAAGGCGGCCAGCCGCAACCCCCGCTCCACGGTGGGGACGGTCACCGAAGTGTACGACTACCTCCGCCTGCTCTTTGCCCGCATTGGCAAGCCCCACTGCCCCCGCTGTGGGCGGCCCATCACCTCCATGACCGTGGATCAGATGGTGGACAGGGTGCTGGCCCAGCCCGAGGGTACCCGGCTGCTGGTACTGGCACCCATGGTGCGGGGGCGCAAGGGTGAGCACCAGAAGGTACTGGAGGACCTGCGCCGGGCCGGGTACGTAAGGGTACGGGTGGATGGCGAGGTTAGGGAACTCTCCGAGGACATCCAGCTCGAGAAGTACAAGCGGCACACCATTGAGGCGGTGGTGGACCGCATCGTGGTCCGTCCGGACGTGGGCAGCCGCCTGGCGGATTCCCTGGAGAAGGCGGTGGAGCTTTCCGGCGGGCTGGCCGTGGTACAGGTGGTGGACGGGGAGGAGATGCTCTTCTCCCAGGAGATGGCCTGCCCCGACTGCGGCATTTCCCTGGGTGAGCTGCAGCCCCGCCTGTTCTCCTTTAACAGCCCTTATGGGGCGTGCCCCGAGTGCGACGGGCTGGGCACCAGCATGGAGATCGACCCCGACCTGGTGCTGGATCGCTCCCGTTCTCTTTCCGAGGGTGCGGTGGTGGCCTGGTTCCGGGGCAACGGTACGTACTACCCGCAGTTGCTGGAGGCGGTGGCCGAGCACTTCGGTATCGACACGGAGGTGCCGGTGGCCGACCTGCCCGAGCGCCATGTACACATCATCCTCTACGGGGCGCCGGGGGAGCGCGTCCGGTTCCGCTACGTCAACCCCTACGGGCGGGTGCGGGTGCATGACATCCACTTCGACGGGGTGATCGCCAACCTGGAGCGTCGCCACAGGGAGGCTCAGACCGACGCCCAGCGCATGGAGATCGAGGAGTTCATGTCCAGCCGTCCCTGTTCCGCCTGCAAGGGGGCTCGCCTGCGCCCGGAGGCTCTGGCGGTAAAGGTGGGGGGACTGTCCGTGGCCGAGGTGACCGCCATGTCGGTCGCGCGGGCGCGGGAGTTCTTCTCCCGCCTGGAACTCACCCCGCGCGAGCACCTCATCGCCGACCGCATCCTCAAGGAGATCGGGGCCCGGCTGGGCTTCATGGTGAACGTGGGGCTGGAATACCTCACCCTGGACCGGCCCACGGGGACGCTGGCCGGGGGTGAGGCCCAGCGCATCCGCCTGGCCACCCAGATCGGCTCCGGACTCATGGGGGTGCTGTACATCCTGGATGAGCCCAGCATCGGCCTGCACCAGCGGGACAACGCCCGCCTCATCGCCACCCTCAAGCGGTTGCGCGGCCTGGGCAACACCGTCCTGGTGGTGGAGCACGATGAGGAAATGATGCGGGCAGCGGACTGGGTCATCGACATGGGCCCCGGTGCCGGTGCCCACGGCGGTGAGGTGGTGGTGGCCGGCACCGTGGACGAGGTGGCCTCCTGCCCGCGTTCCCTCACCGGGAAGTACCTCTCTGGGGAGGCGGCCATCGCCGTACCCCTGGCGCGCCGCCCGGGCCACAGTAGGACCCTCGCCGTGCGGGGGGCACGGGAGCACAACCTGAAGGACATCGACATCTCGTTCCCCCTGGGTGCCTTCGTGTGCGTCACCGGGGTGTCGGGCTCGGGCAAGAGCACCCTGGTGAACGAGATCCTCTACCGCCGACTGGCGGTGGAGTTGCACGGTGCCCGGCTCCGGGCCGGTGAGCATCGGGGGATCGAGGGCGTCGAACACCTGGACAAGGTGATCGAGATCGACCAGTCGCCCATCGGCCGGACGCCCCGTTCCAACCCGGCCACCTACATTGGGGCCTTCGACTTCGTGCGCGAGGCGTTTGCGGCCACGCCGGAGGCGCGCATGCGGGGTTACCGCCCGGGTCGCTTCAGCTTCAACGTGCGGGGCGGCCGCTGCGAGGCGTGTCGCGGCGACGGCATCATCAAGATCGAGATGCACTTCTTGCCGGATATCTACGTGCCCTGTGAGGTATGCAAAGGCAAGCGCTACAACCGGGAGACCCTGGAGGTCCGCTACCGGGGGCGCAGCATCGCCGAAGTTCTGGACATGACCGTGGAGGAGGCCCTGGAGTTCTTCTCTGCTCTGCCCCGCCTGCGCCGCAAGCTGGAGACCCTGTACGACGTGGGGCTGGGCTACATCAAGCTGGGGCAGCCCGCCACCACCCTGTCGGGCGGCGAAGCCCAGCGGGTGAAGCTGGCGGCGGAGCTCTCGCGGCGGGCCACGGGGCGCACCATGTACATCCTGGACGAGCCCACCACCGGGCTGCACTTCGATGACGTCAGGAAGCTGCTCTCCGTCCTGCACCGGCTGGTGGATGCGGGCAACACCGTGGTGGTCATCGAGCACAACATGGACGTGGTCAAGACCGCCGACTGGATCATCGACCTGGGTCCGGAGGGCGGCGACGCCGGTGGCCGGGTGGTGGCCGAGGGCACTCCCGAGGAAGTTGCCCGTACCGACACCCACACCGGTCGCTTCCTCCGCCGCTGGCTGGCATCCCGCGGCGGCCCCGCGGCCGACACGAGAGTTGCGCCCGAGCCCCTCTCACGCGCCCGTACGGTGGCCGCGGAGGCCGCGTCGGGAGCACGTGCGGCCGATGGCGGGGGATAG
- the uvrC gene encoding excinuclease ABC subunit UvrC, which produces MEQEHWRELLKGLPDRPGVYLFKDAAGQVVYVGKALSLRNRVRSYFHSSAGLNQRTMAMLSRAAGLDWIVTDTELEALTLESNLVKRHRPRYNVMLKDDKHYPYLRVTTEDRWPRLVVARRARRDGSRYFGPYYPASVVHETMRLCRRLFPLRTCSDRALGNTERPCLNYHIGRCLGPCTGQVDADEYRQVVRDLCLFLGGRGEEVRQRLRARMEEAAGRLEFEKAARLRDQIQALDRLIEEQKMVSTGLEDQDVVGLARAGGDVCLQVFFMRAGKVVGRRHYFLPAASLALAPGASEGTGAGTAHDAPGGGNGRVQDAEILAAFLKQHYADTEDIPAQILLPSAPEESDLIGEWLTRQAGHRVSLVVPRKGEKRRLVELVTENARQVLNEIKPEEERRREMGREAARVLGELAGLVGPVHRLEGYDISNLQGRQAVGSLVVFEDGVPRKEHYRLFRLRTPGPDDYAMMQEVLFRRFRRGLQEAGSGSSWATMPDLVLVDGGRGQLNAALEVLRALDLERIPAMGLAKEQELLFLPDRPEAVELPRDSAALHLVQWLRDEAHRFALGHHRRARKREGLRSLLDEVPGIGPRRKKELLRHFGSLEKLVAASVEELAAVPGMNRAAARRLKEYLGEA; this is translated from the coding sequence GTGGAGCAGGAACACTGGCGTGAATTGCTCAAGGGTTTACCCGATCGGCCGGGGGTGTACCTGTTCAAGGACGCGGCCGGGCAGGTGGTCTACGTGGGCAAGGCCCTCTCCCTGCGTAACCGGGTGCGCTCGTACTTCCACTCCTCGGCGGGATTGAACCAGCGCACCATGGCCATGCTCAGTCGGGCGGCGGGCCTGGACTGGATCGTCACCGATACCGAGCTGGAAGCACTCACCCTGGAGTCCAACCTGGTGAAGCGGCACCGGCCCCGGTACAACGTGATGCTCAAGGACGACAAGCATTACCCCTACCTGCGGGTCACCACCGAGGACCGCTGGCCCCGGCTGGTGGTCGCCCGGCGGGCGCGCCGGGATGGTTCCCGCTACTTCGGGCCCTATTACCCGGCGTCCGTGGTGCACGAGACCATGCGTCTGTGCCGGCGCCTCTTCCCCCTGCGCACCTGTTCGGACCGGGCGCTGGGGAACACCGAGCGGCCCTGTCTCAACTACCACATCGGCCGCTGCCTGGGCCCGTGCACGGGCCAGGTGGACGCGGACGAGTACCGCCAGGTGGTGCGGGACCTGTGCCTGTTCCTGGGCGGGCGGGGCGAGGAGGTGCGCCAGCGCCTGCGGGCCCGTATGGAGGAAGCCGCCGGGCGCCTGGAGTTCGAGAAGGCGGCCCGCCTGCGCGACCAGATCCAGGCCCTGGACCGCCTCATCGAGGAGCAGAAGATGGTGTCCACCGGCCTGGAGGACCAGGACGTGGTGGGACTGGCCCGGGCGGGAGGGGACGTGTGCTTGCAGGTGTTCTTCATGCGCGCGGGTAAGGTGGTGGGCCGCCGCCACTACTTCCTCCCCGCGGCGTCGCTCGCCCTCGCCCCCGGTGCCTCCGAGGGCACTGGCGCCGGCACTGCCCACGACGCTCCTGGGGGCGGGAATGGGAGGGTCCAGGACGCCGAGATCCTGGCTGCTTTTCTGAAACAGCACTACGCGGATACCGAGGATATCCCCGCGCAAATCCTGCTTCCTTCGGCGCCGGAGGAGTCAGACCTCATCGGGGAGTGGCTCACCCGCCAGGCTGGCCACCGCGTGTCCCTGGTGGTTCCCAGGAAGGGCGAGAAGAGGCGGCTGGTGGAACTGGTCACCGAGAACGCCAGGCAGGTACTCAACGAGATCAAACCGGAGGAAGAGCGCCGGCGTGAGATGGGGCGGGAAGCGGCCCGGGTGCTGGGGGAACTGGCCGGACTGGTCGGTCCCGTACACCGGCTGGAGGGCTACGACATCTCCAACCTGCAGGGTCGTCAGGCGGTAGGGTCGCTGGTGGTGTTCGAAGATGGCGTACCCCGGAAGGAGCATTACCGGCTGTTCCGCCTGCGCACTCCCGGACCCGACGACTACGCCATGATGCAGGAAGTGCTGTTCCGCCGTTTCCGGCGGGGGCTGCAGGAGGCGGGGAGCGGATCGTCCTGGGCCACCATGCCCGACCTGGTGCTGGTGGACGGCGGCCGCGGCCAGCTCAATGCCGCGCTGGAAGTGCTGCGCGCCCTCGACCTCGAGCGTATCCCCGCCATGGGGCTGGCCAAGGAGCAGGAACTCCTCTTCCTGCCCGACAGGCCCGAGGCGGTGGAGTTGCCGCGGGACTCGGCGGCCCTGCACCTGGTGCAGTGGCTGCGTGACGAGGCCCACCGCTTCGCCCTCGGTCACCACCGCCGGGCCCGCAAACGGGAAGGCCTGCGTTCCCTGCTGGATGAGGTGCCCGGGATCGGTCCCCGTCGCAAGAAGGAACTGCTCCGCCACTTCGGCTCCCTGGAGAAGCTGGTCGCCGCCTCGGTGGAAGAGCTGGCTGCCGTGCCCGGCATGAACCGGGCCGCCGCCCGCCGCCTCAAAGAGTATCTCGGGGAAGCCTAG